The segment GTAGAAGGTTGTCCGTCTTTGAGTGCGCCGAACATCACATTCAGATCTTTATGAACACCCATTCTAGCGTCTCTCTGCCGTACTTCCTTTTCATAGATGTCCAGAAATTATGCTCCTTGTTCTCTGTAACAGACGGCCATTATGAAGTCAAACAGATTGGAGAACTGGTCTAGTTCTACTCGTCTGCCTGCTGTCTTGTCGGCTAGTGTTTGGTAGAAGTCGTGGGTCCTTTTGTCACCCGAAGCTCGAACTACATTGCACTCCATACACTCGGGCACCCTAAAAGTTTGCAATTTATATAGTCTGTATTATCTTCAACGAGATAAAGTATATATCAATTTCGTTGCAGACTTTTACAGTCAAAATTTAAAAGTGGAGAGAAAGTTAAgctttatattacatgtagttactcACCATCACTGCTAATTCTTCTACTTCCTGCTTCCGGTCCAGCTTCAATTCATTGTCTGGGTAATTCACATCATGTGGGTGAGCATCACCTATCATCACAAGTGCCCTTTGGGTGCCGGGCGTCCAAGTCAGACTTTGAATCTCGTGGAAAACCAATTCATAGCACTCATCCGAGTCACCACCCCCAGTGGACCCCACGTTTTTGACCCACTGCCACAGTTCCTTTAAGTCCGTGGAAAAGTCTATGTACTTGGTGACGAAAGAAGAATGTCTATCACAGTAGTCTCCGTGATATATGGAATATGGAAGTTTTAGGTGCAtcattaaaaacatgaaatttacaaaaaagtttaaaatgacacttatacatgtatatgcagatTTTAGAATTTCAAATGCGATTAATATATCTGCCATTGAAAGAAGGcgaaagaaaatgttttattaaaaatcttttcatatGATTTTAATAAAGTTTCAGAAGCTGAATTGATTTATAAAAAGTGGTATGATTATGATTGCCGCCGTACTGATATGAGGTAATATAAGAACTGTACAAAGCTTTCAAACAGTATTGGACGGTTTAAGGGTGTGCAAAGGGGAATACTTTTTTCTACAATAGACATGCAATACAACATTTCAATACAGGCTGGGTCCGAGACTAGCAACAGTTACCACCCTTATCTTGGAAGTAGATAATATCGAATATGATTAGAATAGATTTTACGTCATGTTAAAGCAAGACACGCGGCTGCAATATCCTTATCTTTACTGCGTGTCGTTCGGAAGCGCAGAATGTGGACAGCCGTAGGTAATTTCACAGTTACGTAAAGTACATGGATACATTTTTGTTGCATAGTTTACTATTTGAAGACGGTTTTAaagttctaaaatatttttcttctgaCAAATGGGTTTTCTACCTCCACAGTTTTCATCCACCTGTTCCTGGGAGTGGACTCCTGGGTCAATGACTACGACAAACCTTTCACCTTTACCTGTCCCCAGCATCAGTCCATCCACAGGGTCGTCAGTCACCATGAAAACAGGCCTGAGGATCGAGTGTTTGACTTCCAATGCAGTCCATATGCTGCGAACTCTGAGAGCTGTTTCTGGTCAGGTAATGTGATCATTTAGAGAGCTGATCTGGTTATGTGGTCAGTCTGATAATGAGGCCATTTAGAGGTTGTTCTGGTCAGATAATATGGTCATGTTGGAAGCTACTTCTGTTCAGGTGATGTGGTCATTTAGAGACTATTTTGAGGGCAGGTTATTGTGGTCATTTAGGAGAATTATTTCTGGCCAAAtaatcaattatcaaaattgttgtGGTCAGGTGATTTGATCATTTAGAGGGTTGTTCTGGTCATCTAGTGTGGtcattttgataattgtttgtgGTCTGGAGATGAGAGGGTGAGAGTTGTGTGAGGTCATTGTGAGAATTATGTGTGGTTTGGTGATGACATCATTGTGAGAGTTATTTGTGATTTGGTGATGACATCATTGTTAGAATTGTGTGTGGTTTGGTGATGACGTCATTGTGAGAGTTCTGCGTGATCACGTTATGAgttcaatcgtaactactcggctatttccgtaaccgcaaatgaacctcgtatgtggatcaacgccatcagagttggttgctaCGTTTACTTAAacgtaactatgacgtcacagtcgtacgttacactatgaaacgtgaactttcaaatgcatccaagatacacatctaaggtattgtaccactatcaatttccacttacatgtttatgtattagagtgaataagacgttaatgataccaaaactgaatttgtgttgaaaatataaataacacattattcaGGGATTAGGTTCTAGCCTTTTAACCTCACCTCATCCACGGGCGCGCTTCCAGCGAataaatgcatcgatttgatgcaagtCTTGCGCTGATCCATGTCCGAGTcatcttaccggttacggaaaaggacgagcgagTGATCCCATTGGTTATGAGTTGTGACTGCAGTAAATAGACTTATCAGAAGTAGTTCTATGCAATATAAGTTATTTCATTCTTCACTTATTGAGTTAAGTTTAATCGTACTTTCGGAAGATATATGTACTAGACAGACGTCTGatttaatcttttttttctgtagggtatgtaaacaattttgataaaccAGTAGCCTTCCAATGCCCTAATGGTGGTATTCTAGATGGTGTTAGTAGTTTCCATGACAACGGCGCTGAGGACAGACGTTTTCGTTTCTACTGTTGCGAAAAACCAGGTTCTTATAGGAATGCTTTACTCACTAATACTAATCAGAAACACCCAAACTGTTGTATATTGTAAATCTTACATTTACTGTAGGAATGTGCCTCTACAACTGTTTCTACAGCGGCTGGGTCAATAGTTATGATGGGGACTTGGATTACACAGTACCGGCTAACCATGTAATGCGGGGATGGGTTAGCGTCCATGACAACGGTCCAGAGTACGTAGCTTTGTGTACTTCATGAGATTTAGAGACCTCATTTTCAGCTAACTTCCGTAAAATCTACCTGACCAGTGATATCAGACTCAAGTCTCTTGTCAGTCAAGCAAGAATTGAACGTCTGGTCTGAATGGCGTGATTCATCCATTGCTGCGATACAGAATGTtttttaaggtagtactctacatcgtcataatggctgacttcctttaaaaacatggatgacaaaatcgatatcagcaatatttgacttttccttttccatttaaatacctagccgagtagctcagtaggttagaataccgactgctgaactgtaggtcgcaggttcgagtccagcaggggttttaaatttttttcagattaccttctactaaaactgtattttttgacaaaataaagtaaatttgaaaatttgaaaattcaaaatatttttgtacatatcctacacttttcatctacatcaaatttctctggtgtagcatacctccttaaaacaGCATATATATCCCAAGTCCACACACACAGTCCTTTTTTGATCAACGATTGGTTTTGTAACTGGAAATGAAAATGCGAATGATATGACACAAATTCTGTCCAACTTGTAAATGATTCGATTTTGAGTTGGGTTTTTTATTTCCTCAAAACAATATACCCGGTAGTTTGTGTAGAATTGAAATGTATTAGTGATAGCAATAAGAGATATTGTTGTtctaaattcatattttcagtTTGTTTATCCCTTCATTTTGTGCCATTGATTATTACGCTAAGTTAAATTGATACCCATATATGCGTTATCGACGAGAGGGTTTAATgctaaaatatttatttttagagacagaatatttgattttgaagtcTGTTTAATGCAGAGCTGCACAGATGCGTGAGTATAATTTGCCactactgtaaaccaacttttattcgcgtgCAATAATTTTAGAGAAGTTCGCGAGAACATCATCGTCGCGAATATTTCTTGCCATGAAACAGTCCTTTTGCGTATCtcgtattttttaaagattatctcGGTCGAGAATTTTAGTTGCTGAGAACCAgttagtctcgtgcaaccagacgctccaaactccccgtcgaggcctcattacgtcacctacgaatagacctctcctctcaatcgtaactactcggctatttccgtaaccggttacggaaaaggacgagcgcgtgatccgattgctCTCCtatcaatcgtaactactcggctatttccgtaaccgcaaatgaacctcgtatgtggatcgacgccatcagagttggttgctacatatacataaacgtaactttgacatcacagtcgtacgttacactatgaaacgtgaactttcaaatgcatctaagatattaaaatacacatctaaggtattgtaccactattaatttccacttacatgttatgtattagagtgaatgataccaaaactgaatctgtggtgaaaatataaataacatattattcagggattcggttctggccttttcAACACTCATCCACGGGCACGCTTctggcgaagaaatgcatcgatttgatgcaattcttgcgccgatccacgtccgagtcttcttaccggttacggaaaaggacgagctcGTGATCCGATtgctctcctatgtgacgcaacacaatatacagatttgtatattgtgagtccgcgattatcacgcaggcaaataacactaaagaagtagttcgcagttagaaatttgaagatattggtattaagagcattaatataaaagtatggattttattttaaacataaaatgatcaaaagatcattcaaaagtagggagactctgttcaaattattgtgtaaagtaatgaacttgatgtttacgttcttcttttgaaagttgtttacgtttgacgttatgttttttcgtcattctacagtgacgtcacagtatatgCGGCCTAAGAAagcgctatcccataatgcctaagtggaagagtttggtttgtgagcaaacgaactctggtggaagtttgccaGACGCTCTGCTTTTTCCGTGAATATCCGAAGAGCAAAGTCGGAGATTTACGGAGATAGCCGagcgtctggttgaacgagactaagAACCAGTTCATCACTGGTAAATCGCAAAAAAAAAAGTCGTTGcgaattaaagtttgtttacagtatttgaatcaaaattcaTGACTTCCTGAAGGAATATGAAATcctcaaaaaatgaaatatttttctttgtagCGGGCCGGGCGGAGATCTTATTGGAAAACGATTTGTGAATAATACCAGTGATTCCAAACATTGAcgtaataaataaatttagaaaCATTACACGTTTTATTCTTTTGATagaaccaatcattattatatatCGCTCAAATGACATATCTGTAAATGAAGACTAGTTAAGAGTGGCAGTAACAACTACTGTCAGCTTTCAAGATTAGTAACTAACGATAATTCCCAATGATAGAATATAGGTAACAATGATAGAGTATAGGTAACAATGATAGAATATAGTTAACAATGATAGAATATAGGTAACAATGATAGAATATAGGTAACTATGATAGAGTATAGGTAACAATGATAGAATATAGTTAACAATGATAGAATATAGGTAACAATGATAGACTATAGTTAACAATGATAGAATATAGGTAACAATGATAGAATATAGGTAACAATGATAGACTATAGGTAACAATGATAGAATAACAATGATAGAATATAGGTACAGTAACAATGATAAGTTGACAAATTATTAGTTGCCATTTAAACAACAAACTCACCCCTTCTAAAAGCCTTCGATTTACAACTTAAGCTTTTTCTCTGCATGATTCGGGTTACGTTTTATGTCTCTGCAATTTTTAATATCCGATCGCATCTGGATTTTCTCATCGGTGATCCGAGAATGGGTTTCAGGGGCCTTTGTTCATTCATAGCAGGTCTTCCACAAAGACTGAAGGACATAGTAGTTTTTCAGAACACTATTTAAACTGGCAGCTCTAACACTCTATCGGGTGGGACATAGCACACGAAATCGGGTGGGACGTAATCTGGTGTGTCGGGTGGAACATAGCACACGAAATCTGGTGTATCGGGTGGGACATAGCACACGAAATCGGGTGGGACGTAATCTGGTGTGTCGGGTGGAACATAGCACACGAAATCTGGTGGGACGGAATCTGGTGTATCGGGTGGGACGGAATCTGGTGTATCGGGTGCTACGGAATCTGGTGTATCGAGTGGGACGGAATCTGGTGTATCGGGTGGGACGGAATCTGGTGTATCGGGTGGGACGGAATCTGGTGTATCGGATGCTATCTCACGCTTGAATTGTTCAGTGATGGTGTCCCTCCCAGGCGAATAATTCACGAGTTTTGACATTTCTAACACAGTTTCCAAGGACtcaagtgaaaggtgaagataacgaacactgatcaatctcagaaatcccataaacaatacaaaatagatagttgggcaaacatggacccatggacacaccagatgggggatcaggtgcctaggaggagtaggcacctcctgtcgaccggtcacatccgccgtgagccctatatcttgatcaggtaaacggagttatccgtagtcaaaatcagtgtgccacaaacggcctaacaatcggtatgaaacacatcagacagcatttgacccaatgataggttgtattggcaaactagatcgttataacgaccatagaatttgcgaaatgctgattttaaatgagactgttgaaacccctgtactgtcaacttgtttgtcagtagcttgcctcgatttaaaaactgaccatacgcagaacaagctcttgtgtatcgaatcagttgagagatataaacaccatatgcaggtgacaacttgttttcaaacatttagcagtaatgcacaaaaccatcacaaggaaatcaacacttacttgcttttaatccattttcaacatgtcccctgtcccgggtttaaatcacaactctgtttactttctcttaactggtcccctattttgacaactcccaagaccagttaacgtaaacccgggacaggggacatgttgaaaatggattaaaagcaagtaagtgttgatttccttgtgacggtttcgtgcattactgctaaatgtttgaaaacaagttgtctattgcctaaatccaggcacatctgagtcgaaacgtcggtcgaagcataaaccgtcaccgactccggcatttacacgttttccagaatcaaaatatgaatgcttgcgaagagaagtcgatgaaggctatgcctctcgacttctctaaagagaataccaGCATGGCTGCAAGAACAAGTGAACTTTATTGATGTTGTAAGTTTTCTGTTCGAATGAGTATTTAACAAGACCTGAATCGTGCGCAGAAAATGATGCGCTGTCAATCGAATGTTTTTGtaagggtggatctgtagctctcctGTGTATATAATTTTATCTAGAGATCTACAGTTCAGCTGTTAGTTATCAGTTTACCAACTGAAAGGTCCGTGTTTGTAGGTAGAGGTGTTTTTTTACGAGTAATGTAAGTACAGCTCATTTTAATGAGCATCTTGTTTGTGAAAATTTAGGAGTTTTAGGCGGACTTTGTTGCAAACATTACTAGTTTTCAAATCAGTTCTAAAAATAACTATAGTTTACTGTTACAGCGTGTACTATaaatagaatttaaatattcaaatttaggCCTCATGAGGCATGGCGTAAATCGCTTGTGCTTGCACAAACATAGTATGACAACGGACATAATAAACTCTTATTCAGATTGTATAACATATGGCATAATGACTAGTTTCCTTAATTAACATAAATTATCGTATGCATTCTTGTTGGTTAAACTTGTTATGAATTCTATAAGTTTATATCATTCTTTaagtaatatttacatttgccaacgcacttccttatatgacagtactaatgaaatcgaCGTTCAATTTCGTATGACATGAATTtagtcacgtgatcagtttgttcttgtgtatgaatacaatcacctcttcaaaagtcagttcctgtattttcacctggcCTCTTTagatttagacccccccccctcacaaatttaaataatagaaatagtgcgAGTAAAATTCCTGATTGGCACCCAAAacggctgagtattttggctaatacttgactttcacccacccacccaccccccttcGTAAAACCTGGATCCGCTACTGCAATGatatcataacagaaacaaacgcagcaggatatttatacagattttgttttgtaaacaaacaagaatttcatcaatttataaaagagaaacattaaacatatcattctgttgtttcattttattcagttttaaataccgtcttcaacttctgcatggcgattttgtaaagttctatgatattggaagcgaagaCATGTAGacagagttataagcctatttactttatgatgataagttaacctgttgtttcctggcaacttccatcacggctatgactcggcatgatcataagcgaggctggtttcgaggctcgaaaaatttcGATGGTTTCGAGCGTGTTTGATTACAACAAAACTGGATTCGGTTTTTGAATCTGGTTTCGTAAACCAACTGCTTGTAATCAAACGCTCAAACCGAAACTGGATTTTAGCAAGATGGCTGTCAGTAATGTAGAATGCTATCCATGGCTTGAGTTTTTGTTTGAGGATGAAGGAATTGACCTTTATACGTATTATTCCCAACCTGTTGTAAATTTCTTTCGATAGCCGGACTGATTTGGGTACGGAACGACCTGtgatttatttcttctttttattgaatGTTAACCCTAGCTAACGTGTAAATGCGTTTCCATAACCAgtacacatgtatttacaggGAACGTCTAGGCCATGTGCGTCTTGCTTTGGTTTTCCGTCTGTTTGGTAATTATATAGGTAAAACTGTCCCAAAATAGCATTCTGTTGTTGACATTTGCACGTACGCAAACTATCTAACAATCTATAAGgattaacaaataacaaaacttcaataatgaaatgacaaaacttatcggccgccatcttgaaaccaTAAAATCCAGCCTCAGAGCAGGATTCGCGGTTTCTCGAATCTGGTTCCGGTTTTGCAGAAACAAACGACACGGTTTACGAATCCGGTTTCGGTTTGCTTGTAATCAAACGCGCtcagggtaccggtgcgagtattcattaaaatcctacaacagaaatttctcaagtgaacaaaaactccgtcagttcgtttttgttttcttttacacacactgaaggtaaatgcactttgtctaaatctgtcctactgccttgaatcgtctcctgcatgtCTACGTTtaccgcgagtcctaacgatgaacataccgttgtttctttccaaaaacctgactaagagcttaacgttaacttgacccatcatatccaccatcaattctctcagatcctctgaatttctgtcgaaatctgtgatcaacaaGCGTTTCCAACTTAGTAAGCTAGACCGACACCAGTTTCTtcatcgctgatcgcgaccaaatcacatcacggatgtagtttactccgctctt is part of the Ostrea edulis chromosome 2, xbOstEdul1.1, whole genome shotgun sequence genome and harbors:
- the LOC125680621 gene encoding hemagglutinin/amebocyte aggregation factor-like, whose protein sequence is MWTAVVFIHLFLGVDSWVNDYDKPFTFTCPQHQSIHRVVSHHENRPEDRVFDFQCSPYAANSESCFWSGYVNNFDKPVAFQCPNGGILDGVSSFHDNGAEDRRFRFYCCEKPGMCLYNCFYSGWVNSYDGDLDYTVPANHVMRGWVSVHDNGPEDRIFDFEVCLMQSCTDAGPGGDLIGKRFVNNTSDSKH